A section of the Nitrospirota bacterium genome encodes:
- a CDS encoding PAS domain S-box protein → WLPEPYSLRDVARWVRKAAAEGPQRFEWKDLDREGRTYWRDISLKKIVLNGVPRVMAITQDITERKRAEESLKRSESENRVLINALPDLLFRIAREGTIRDYRCSDASTLYVPPHVFLGKKSRMFSPRRSPAGRSSLWARCSRQASRERSSTNWTCTAKRDSTMTALYFWTRTKFCMSFATSPNASGRRRR, encoded by the coding sequence TGGCTGCCGGAGCCTTATTCCCTCCGGGATGTCGCGCGATGGGTCCGCAAGGCCGCTGCGGAAGGCCCGCAGCGCTTCGAATGGAAGGACCTCGACCGGGAGGGGCGGACGTATTGGCGCGACATCTCCCTGAAGAAAATCGTCCTGAACGGCGTTCCCCGCGTCATGGCCATCACCCAGGACATCACCGAACGCAAGCGGGCCGAGGAGTCGCTGAAACGAAGTGAATCGGAGAATCGCGTGCTGATCAACGCCCTTCCCGACCTGCTGTTTCGCATAGCCCGCGAAGGTACGATACGGGACTATCGCTGCTCCGACGCTTCGACATTGTACGTTCCGCCCCACGTGTTCCTGGGGAAAAAATCCAGGATGTTCTCCCCGCGCCGATCGCCGGCCGGGCGATCGAGCTTATGGGCCAGGTGTTCGCGTCAGGCAAGCCGCGAACGCTCGAGTACGAACTGGACGTGCACGGCGAAGCGCGATTCTACGATGACCGCATTGTATTTCTGGACCAGGACGAAGTTCTGCATGTCATTCGCGACATCACCGAACGCAAGCGGGCGGAGGAGGCGCTGA
- a CDS encoding helix-turn-helix domain-containing protein codes for MREIGRLLKDGRQALGLEIGDVARQTCISSHYIRALEDGKFQIIPRVFDKGYLKIYANFLHIDIKPLMALYEQKKNQAAPPPPVAASKTA; via the coding sequence ATGCGTGAGATCGGTCGGCTTTTAAAAGACGGACGGCAGGCGCTTGGCCTCGAGATCGGCGATGTCGCCCGACAGACCTGCATAAGCTCTCATTACATCAGGGCCCTTGAGGATGGGAAGTTCCAGATCATCCCCAGGGTGTTCGACAAGGGATACCTGAAGATCTACGCGAATTTCCTCCATATCGATATAAAACCGCTCATGGCGCTGTACGAGCAAAAAAAGAACCAGGCAGCACCCCCACCCCCGGTCGCTGCGTCAAAGACAGCGTAG
- a CDS encoding PAS domain S-box protein, with protein MHGEARFYDDRIVFLDQDEVLHVIRDITERKRAEEALRVSEEKFRKVFYTSPDAINMNRLKDGEYVSVNEGFTRILEYTEEEAVGKTSLALNIWVDPDDRKRLVEGLREHGAVKNLEARFRGKLCEIDPLVKAIISSGYSDDAIALSDGRQGFSAFLKKPYDVASLQAVLDAMLNA; from the coding sequence GTGCACGGCGAAGCGCGATTCTACGATGACCGCATTGTATTTCTGGACCAGGACGAAGTTCTGCATGTCATTCGCGACATCACCGAACGCAAGCGGGCGGAGGAGGCGCTGAGGGTCAGCGAAGAAAAGTTCCGGAAAGTGTTCTATACGAGCCCGGATGCAATCAATATGAACCGCCTCAAGGACGGCGAATACGTCTCGGTCAACGAGGGATTCACCCGCATCCTGGAGTATACCGAGGAAGAGGCCGTCGGCAAGACATCCCTTGCGCTGAACATATGGGTCGACCCCGATGACAGGAAAAGGCTGGTCGAGGGCCTTCGGGAACACGGTGCGGTAAAAAATCTCGAGGCTCGCTTCCGCGGGAAACTATGCGAGATCGATCCCCTGGTGAAGGCGATCATCTCCAGCGGATACTCTGACGATGCTATTGCCCTGAGCGATGGGAGGCAAGGATTCAGCGCGTTTCTCAAGAAGCCCTATGATGTCGCCAGTCTTCAGGCAGTGCTTGACGCGATGCTCAACGCATAA